Proteins from a single region of Candidatus Hydrogenedentota bacterium:
- a CDS encoding DUF1778 domain-containing protein: protein MSATRIDLRLNSEAKDLIQQAAELRNQTVTQFAVSALTEAAEMVVAEYERRALSDRDRDLFLKLLENPPAPNAKLRRAAASHRKNVVG, encoded by the coding sequence ATGAGCGCAACACGTATTGATCTCCGTCTTAACTCGGAGGCGAAAGATCTCATTCAGCAGGCAGCGGAATTGCGCAATCAGACCGTGACACAGTTTGCGGTATCGGCCCTTACGGAAGCCGCCGAAATGGTGGTGGCCGAGTATGAGCGGCGGGCGCTGTCGGATCGGGATCGGGATCTGTTCTTGAAGTTGCTGGAGAACCCGCCGGCGCCCAATGCCAAATTACGGCGGGCGGCGGCGTCGCACCGGAAAAACGTCGTCGGGTGA
- a CDS encoding GNAT family N-acetyltransferase — MKWSIEALAETHERKAFCSGIGQLDAYLHRYAGQHTRKDIGRTFVAVSAGSRRVAGYYTLSASSVAFQNLPDALARQLPRYPLPAALIGKLAVDKSLQGQGLGELLLLDALKRVVGISSQLALYAVEVHAINDQAKSFYTQYGFQPFLDDDSHLFLPIETIRKLLT, encoded by the coding sequence GTGAAGTGGTCGATTGAGGCGCTCGCGGAGACGCACGAGCGCAAAGCCTTCTGTAGCGGCATCGGGCAATTGGACGCGTACTTGCATCGGTATGCCGGCCAGCACACGCGAAAAGACATCGGGCGCACCTTCGTTGCCGTAAGCGCGGGTTCCCGGCGGGTTGCGGGCTACTACACGCTAAGTGCATCCTCCGTCGCCTTTCAGAATCTCCCCGACGCCCTCGCTCGCCAGTTGCCCCGATATCCGCTTCCCGCCGCGTTGATCGGGAAACTGGCGGTGGATAAGTCCCTCCAGGGTCAGGGGCTGGGAGAGCTCCTCCTCTTGGATGCGCTCAAGCGCGTCGTGGGAATCTCGTCGCAGTTAGCGCTGTATGCCGTGGAAGTACATGCAATCAATGACCAAGCGAAGTCGTTCTACACGCAATACGGGTTCCAGCCGTTCCTGGACGACGACTCGCACCTGTTTCTTCCGATTGAGACCATCCGCAAACTCTTGACATAA
- a CDS encoding PmoA family protein, whose amino-acid sequence MIQRVVLLVAAMLGVALAQAEFSISDTGRAIEIREDGRAVVTHHYGWVMPPEGVKHRFYRTGYIHPLYGLDGEVLTQDFPDDHYHHRGVFWGWPDTQWQGRRVDTWGLDGARQATVSCAPGEATSARASFSGENVWVFDEGEDYPIASERYAVVVHAATDTGRALDVTLTWTNLTDAPIYVRGAVTDDKGYGGFNFRPDKTRAPMHFTSALGAHAEDVFDVASPWVDVSYATAPGAETLSGVAIFQHPENPGYPYDWWLLRHYGFLGHSWPGNAPYALKPGEAVTVRYRLYIHRGDAAAGKVAEAFAAYVKDVARADRSVGTE is encoded by the coding sequence ATGATCCAGCGTGTGGTTTTGCTTGTGGCGGCGATGCTCGGGGTTGCTCTGGCGCAGGCGGAGTTTTCCATTTCGGATACCGGCCGGGCGATTGAGATACGTGAGGATGGGCGGGCGGTGGTTACGCACCATTATGGCTGGGTGATGCCGCCGGAGGGCGTGAAACACCGGTTCTACCGCACGGGATACATCCACCCGCTTTACGGGCTGGACGGGGAGGTGCTGACGCAGGATTTCCCGGATGATCATTATCACCACCGCGGCGTTTTCTGGGGCTGGCCGGACACACAGTGGCAGGGGCGGCGTGTGGACACGTGGGGCCTGGACGGGGCGCGGCAGGCGACGGTGTCGTGCGCGCCTGGCGAGGCGACGTCGGCGCGCGCGTCGTTCTCCGGGGAGAACGTGTGGGTGTTTGACGAGGGCGAGGACTATCCCATTGCCTCCGAGCGGTATGCGGTGGTGGTTCACGCGGCGACGGATACGGGGCGCGCACTGGACGTCACGCTGACGTGGACGAACCTGACCGATGCGCCGATTTACGTCCGCGGGGCGGTGACGGATGACAAGGGGTATGGCGGTTTCAACTTCCGGCCCGACAAGACGCGGGCGCCGATGCATTTCACGTCGGCCCTGGGCGCGCACGCGGAGGACGTGTTCGACGTGGCGTCGCCGTGGGTGGATGTTTCGTATGCGACGGCGCCAGGCGCGGAGACGCTGTCCGGCGTGGCCATTTTCCAGCATCCGGAGAATCCCGGCTACCCGTATGACTGGTGGCTCCTGCGGCACTACGGGTTTCTGGGGCATTCGTGGCCGGGGAACGCGCCATACGCGTTGAAACCCGGGGAGGCGGTGACGGTGCGGTACCGGCTGTACATTCACCGGGGGGATGCGGCGGCGGGGAAGGTGGCGGAGGCGTTTGCGGCGTATGTGAAGGATGTGGCGCGTGCGGATCGGAGTGTGGGGACAGAGTAA
- a CDS encoding LacI family DNA-binding transcriptional regulator, with the protein MTPPRFGNAAVTIQDVAARAGVSKKTVSRVINGESHVTQATLRKVQDAIAELGYVPNVSARRLASKRSHVLALVYPVEEPPGWLTHVMQGILQTAAPRGYELVIHPCEPGEEAARRSLQTLVGRGGADGLILLPPFGGKTPFNLALHESGLPIASIEPSDPDLPWPAATITNFQGARDMTDYLLSLGHTRIGFVLGAADYRGTWDRFEGFKAALAEANVAFPEDLLASGDYHFESGLAAGRALLSKRPRPTAIFASNDEMAAGVMQAAGEQGLRIPDDLSVAGFDDSALACRLSPPLTTIRQPTADLAARVTEALIARINSEEAPSGRIEMETTLIIRASTAWGLAPEPQPPRSRKR; encoded by the coding sequence ATGACCCCGCCCCGCTTCGGAAACGCCGCCGTCACCATCCAGGACGTCGCCGCCCGCGCCGGGGTCTCCAAAAAAACCGTCTCCCGCGTGATCAACGGCGAGTCCCACGTCACCCAGGCCACCCTCCGCAAGGTGCAGGACGCCATCGCCGAACTCGGTTACGTCCCCAACGTCTCCGCGCGGCGCCTCGCCAGTAAGCGCTCCCATGTCCTCGCCCTGGTCTACCCCGTTGAAGAGCCCCCCGGCTGGCTGACCCACGTCATGCAGGGCATCCTTCAAACCGCCGCCCCCCGAGGCTACGAACTCGTCATCCACCCCTGTGAACCCGGCGAAGAGGCCGCCCGGCGTTCCCTCCAGACCCTCGTCGGACGCGGCGGCGCCGACGGGCTCATCCTTCTGCCCCCCTTCGGCGGGAAGACCCCGTTCAACCTCGCCCTCCACGAAAGCGGGCTCCCCATCGCCTCGATCGAGCCTTCCGACCCCGATCTGCCCTGGCCCGCCGCCACCATCACCAATTTTCAGGGCGCCAGAGACATGACCGACTACCTGCTATCCCTCGGACACACCCGCATCGGCTTCGTACTCGGCGCCGCCGACTATCGCGGCACGTGGGATCGCTTCGAGGGCTTCAAGGCCGCCCTCGCCGAAGCCAACGTCGCCTTCCCCGAGGATCTCCTCGCAAGCGGCGACTACCATTTCGAGTCCGGACTCGCCGCCGGCCGCGCGCTCCTGTCGAAACGCCCCCGCCCCACCGCCATATTCGCCAGCAACGACGAAATGGCCGCCGGCGTCATGCAGGCCGCCGGCGAGCAAGGCCTCCGCATTCCCGACGACCTCTCCGTCGCCGGCTTCGACGACAGCGCCCTCGCCTGCCGCCTCTCCCCCCCGCTCACCACCATCCGCCAGCCCACCGCCGACCTCGCCGCGCGCGTCACCGAGGCCCTCATCGCCCGCATCAACAGCGAAGAAGCCCCCAGCGGTCGCATCGAAATGGAAACCACCCTCATCATCCGCGCCTCCACAGCTTGGGGACTGGCTCCCGAGCCGCAACCACCCCGGTCGCGAAAGCGGTAA
- a CDS encoding TIM barrel protein codes for MSDNKGYRFSFGPWNINEGGDPFGPQVRPTLSFAKKLGRYKALGFEGVQFHDDDAVPDLEGLSPKQLTEKAAEMKQVLHGEGLVCEFIAPRLWEDKRGIDGGFTANDPKVREWAFDRAKKCADIANALDTNMIVLWLAREGTYIREAKDAIVAYQRILELVNALLDYNPNIEIAIEPKPNEPMDHAYVPTIGHALAISGMSKDPARVGGLIETAHAILAGLDPSDEMAFALAAGKLLSVHLNDQNGLKFDQDKSFGAANLRMAYNQVRVLELADYAATGRFVGLDVKAMRTQQGECVTDHLANSRKIFLHLVDKVRSFDKNLEKKLIESRDYEALEMAVLAHIMGL; via the coding sequence ATGAGCGACAACAAAGGCTACCGCTTCTCGTTCGGCCCCTGGAACATCAACGAAGGCGGCGACCCCTTCGGACCGCAGGTCCGCCCCACACTTTCCTTCGCCAAAAAGCTCGGCCGCTACAAGGCCCTCGGCTTTGAGGGCGTCCAGTTTCACGACGACGACGCCGTCCCGGATCTCGAAGGCCTCTCCCCGAAACAACTCACCGAAAAGGCCGCCGAAATGAAGCAGGTCCTCCACGGCGAGGGCCTCGTGTGCGAATTCATCGCGCCCCGCCTCTGGGAGGACAAGCGCGGCATCGACGGCGGCTTCACCGCGAACGATCCCAAGGTCCGCGAATGGGCCTTCGACCGCGCGAAGAAATGCGCCGACATCGCCAACGCCCTCGACACCAACATGATCGTCCTCTGGCTCGCCCGCGAAGGCACCTACATCCGCGAAGCGAAGGACGCCATCGTCGCCTACCAGCGCATTCTCGAGCTCGTCAACGCCCTGCTCGACTACAACCCGAACATCGAAATCGCCATCGAGCCCAAGCCCAACGAGCCCATGGACCACGCCTACGTGCCCACCATCGGCCACGCCCTCGCCATCTCCGGCATGAGCAAGGACCCCGCGCGCGTCGGCGGCCTCATCGAGACGGCCCACGCCATCCTCGCCGGCCTCGACCCCTCCGACGAAATGGCCTTCGCCCTGGCCGCCGGAAAGCTCCTCAGCGTCCACCTGAACGACCAGAACGGCCTCAAGTTCGATCAGGACAAGTCCTTCGGCGCCGCAAACCTCCGCATGGCCTACAACCAGGTCCGCGTCCTCGAACTCGCGGACTACGCCGCCACCGGACGTTTCGTCGGCCTCGACGTCAAGGCCATGCGCACCCAGCAGGGCGAATGTGTCACCGACCACCTCGCCAACAGCAGGAAAATCTTCCTGCACCTGGTGGACAAGGTCCGCAGCTTCGACAAGAACCTCGAAAAGAAGCTCATCGAGTCGCGCGACTACGAAGCCCTCGAAATGGCCGTCCTCGCCCACATCATGGGCCTGTAG
- a CDS encoding Gfo/Idh/MocA family oxidoreductase yields the protein MAGNRTLSRRRFLRNTLAATAGAAGFPYIVPASALGKDGHVAPSNRVVIASIGVGGQGRYDTMGLMNVPQAQVVAVCDVDTNHRNQAKQMVEEFYTAKNDTAWKGCATYNDFREVVARPDIDAIMCATPDFSHAIVSVAAAKAGKDIYCEKPLANSIPESRAIFDAVTRYRRVLQTGSHERSRDNARYAAELVRNGRIGKLHTIRVNMPIDNHGPIGPQPEMPVPEGFDYDLWLGPAASAPYTEKRCHFWFRYILDYSGGEMTDRGAHILDLAQLGNGTDHTTPISVEGTGDFPKDGLFNTAMAYNFRFEYANGVQLLGESVGPRGVKFEGEDGWIFIHVHGGDLEASNPALLKEVIGPDELQLGRSRGHHEDFVKCVITRGEPKAPAYVGHHTACMCHMANIAMKRGHKLLWDPATEQFTNDDDANRMLMPAIRGTWQL from the coding sequence ATGGCAGGAAATCGGACCTTATCGCGCAGGCGCTTTCTGCGCAATACCCTCGCCGCCACCGCCGGCGCGGCGGGCTTTCCCTACATCGTTCCCGCGTCCGCGCTCGGCAAAGACGGCCATGTCGCCCCCAGCAACCGCGTGGTCATCGCCTCCATCGGCGTCGGCGGGCAGGGCCGCTACGACACCATGGGCCTCATGAACGTTCCCCAGGCCCAGGTTGTCGCCGTCTGCGATGTGGACACCAACCACCGCAACCAGGCCAAACAGATGGTGGAGGAATTCTACACCGCCAAAAACGACACGGCCTGGAAGGGCTGCGCCACCTACAACGACTTCCGCGAAGTCGTCGCGCGCCCGGACATCGACGCCATCATGTGCGCCACGCCCGACTTCTCCCACGCCATCGTCAGCGTGGCCGCCGCAAAGGCCGGCAAGGACATCTACTGCGAGAAGCCCCTCGCCAACTCCATCCCCGAGAGCCGCGCCATCTTCGACGCCGTCACCCGCTACCGGCGCGTACTCCAGACCGGCAGCCACGAGCGCTCCCGCGACAACGCGCGCTACGCCGCCGAGCTCGTCCGCAACGGGCGCATCGGCAAGCTCCACACCATCCGCGTGAACATGCCCATCGACAACCACGGCCCCATCGGCCCGCAGCCGGAAATGCCGGTCCCCGAGGGCTTCGATTACGACCTCTGGCTCGGACCCGCCGCAAGCGCCCCCTACACCGAGAAGCGCTGCCATTTCTGGTTCCGCTATATCCTCGACTACAGCGGCGGCGAAATGACCGATCGCGGCGCGCACATCCTCGACCTGGCGCAGCTGGGCAACGGCACCGACCACACCACGCCCATTTCCGTCGAGGGCACGGGCGATTTCCCGAAAGATGGCCTCTTCAACACCGCCATGGCCTACAATTTCCGCTTTGAATACGCCAACGGAGTCCAGCTTCTGGGCGAGAGCGTCGGCCCCCGCGGCGTCAAATTCGAGGGCGAGGACGGCTGGATCTTCATCCACGTCCACGGCGGCGACCTGGAGGCAAGCAACCCCGCGCTCCTCAAGGAAGTCATCGGGCCCGACGAACTCCAGCTCGGGCGCAGCCGCGGCCACCACGAAGACTTCGTCAAGTGCGTGATCACGCGCGGCGAGCCCAAGGCCCCGGCCTACGTCGGCCACCACACCGCCTGCATGTGCCACATGGCCAACATCGCCATGAAGCGCGGCCACAAGCTCCTGTGGGACCCCGCCACCGAACAGTTCACCAACGATGACGACGCCAACCGCATGCTCATGCCCGCCATTCGCGGCACGTGGCAACTCTAA